From a single Anomaloglossus baeobatrachus isolate aAnoBae1 chromosome 4, aAnoBae1.hap1, whole genome shotgun sequence genomic region:
- the LOC142301870 gene encoding LOW QUALITY PROTEIN: uncharacterized protein LOC142301870 (The sequence of the model RefSeq protein was modified relative to this genomic sequence to represent the inferred CDS: inserted 2 bases in 1 codon) gives MMTTSGQPGLALPQPVSTSCQQMLGFPGQAIPPGQQVLGLPPYGLPPGQQVLGLQSHGSPPGQQAPGQQVLGLQPHGLPPGQQVLGLPPYGSPPGQQVLGLPPYGLPPGQQVLGMQPHGLPPGQQVQGLPLPDMPPGQQELARLQDHVESDSLASSLLPQGRGGSARVESEDAGRRQEPGSSAAGLTAPRQPDGAFSEIGTCSRSQRSDLSNGVVGSAIRAARKLISGSLSGGTWSAYSQAWKVWEDWKLSVGGDMEDDGRLLMLVGHYWEAGWSVPKVNRFLAGLAFGFKVRGLKDVTKSFLVAQALKGWRRGWKVEDXRELLLSLGRQVDRVCTSIWEKRLFKLAFSLAFFAALRLGELVCTSRFKRDGLSRDSVDLYEDRIEILIHSSKTDQLGKGCRVVVFGVPGSAMCPVRCLREFGSVAGGANIPLLVHADGSSLSRFQFISIFKRCLERGGFSSADFGSHSFRIGAATEAARRGLSDEVVKRIGRWESGRFKSYVRIDRL, from the exons ATGATGACAACTTCCGGCCAGCCGGGGCTggccctcccacagccagtgtcaacATCCTGCCAACAGATGCTGGGCTTTCCTGGTCAGGCGATtcctcccggccagcaggtgctgggcctgcCACCTTATGGCttacctcccggccagcaggtgctgggcctgcAATCACATGGATCACCTCCCGGCCAGCAGgctcccggccagcaggtgctgggcctgcAACCCCATGGAttacctcccggccagcaggtgctgggcctgcCACCTTATGGATcacctcccggccagcaggtgctgggcctgcCACCTTATGGAttacctcccggccagcaggtgctgggcaTGCAACCCCACGGTttacctcccggccagcaggtgcaGGGCCTGCCATTACCAGATATGCCACCCGGCCAGCAGGAGCTGGCAAGGCTACAAGACCACGTCGAAAGCGATTCACTCGCATCGAGCCTCCTCCCTCAAGGCCGTGGGGGCTCTGCTAGAGTCGAATCGGAGGATGCAGGAAGACGTCAGGAACCAGGATCTTCGGCTGCTGGGCTCACAGCACCCAGGCAGCCAG ACGGCGCTTTTTCAGAGATTGGCACCTGCAGCAGAAGCCAAAGGTCTGACTTGTCCAATGGAGTTGTGGGTTCTGCCATTCGAGCGGCAAGGAAGCTGATTTCCGGATCATTATCAGGTGGTACCTGGTCAGCCTACTCTCAGGCTTGGAAAGTTTGGGAGGATTGGAAGTTATCTGTAGGGGGCGACATGGAGGACGATGGTCGGTTGTTAATGCTAGTAGGCCATTATTGGGAAGCTGGTTGGTCAGTTCCAAAAGTTAATCGTTTTTTAGCTGGTTTAGCCTTTGGCTTCAAGGTTAGGGGCCTTAAGGATGTAACAAAATCCTTTTTAGTCGCGCAAGCGCTAAAAGGATGGAGGAGAGGTTGGAAAGTGGAAGA AAGAGAATTGCTGTTGAGTTTGGGGAGGCAAGTGGATAGGGTTTGTACTTCTATTTGGGAGAAGCGTCTCTTTAAGTTAGCTTTTTCCTTGGCATTCTTTGCAGCTTTGCGGTTAGGGGAGCTGGTGTGCACCTCCAGATTTAAAAGGGATGGTCTATCGAGGGATAGTGTCGATCTTTATGAGGACAGGATTGAAATATTAATTCATTCTTCTAAAACTGATCAGTTAGGAAAAGGTTGCAGAGTGGTGGTGTTTGGAGTCCCCGGATCGGCGATGTGTCCGGTCCGTTGTTTAAGGGAATTCGGTTCAGTAGCTGGAGGGGCTAACATTCCGTTGTTGGTACATGCGGATGGTTCCTCATTGTCTCGATTTCAATTTATATCTATTTTCAAACGCTGTTTGGAGCGGGGTGGTTTCTCATCAGCGGATTTTGGCAGCCATTCTTTTAGAATAGGCGCAGCCACTGAAGCAGCCAGGAGAGGGCTCAGTGATGAAGTGGTAAAAAGGATTGGAAGGTGGGAATCTGGAAGATTCAAGTCATATGTGCGAATTGACAGGTTGTGA